The Faecalibacterium sp. I3-3-33 DNA window CGCCCTGCGGCAGAGCATTTGCAGCCGGTTCACACGCGGGACTCCGGCTTTTGCTTGCGGGCGGGGGGCACGGTGGCGGGCGGCTTTGCGTCCGGGCGCTTGGCCTTATCCGGCAGACCGGCCTGGGCAAACAGCTTTGCCACAACGCTGCTCAGCTGCCAGCTTTTCAGTTTGGGGGTCATGCCCCGGGCCACGAAGATCAGATCGTAGCCGCCGATATTGTAATCCAGATGCTCGTCGATAGCGGCCTTCATCACGCGGCGGGCGCGGTTGCGCTGCACGGCATGGCCTATTTTTTTGGTGGCGGTCAGGCCCACGCGGGTGTTGCGGCCGCGGGTCTTGAGCACATACAATACCAGTGCCGGGTTCACATAGGACTTGCCGCGGGCGTACACACGGCCAAACTCGCTGTTGCGGCGGATCGGACGATAACGCATAACGTCGGCACCTCCTTTCGTCCGGGTGCACATAGGTGCACTCTTTAGCCAGTATATCAAAAATTTTTGCACTTTAAAAGCCCATCCGGGCATTTTTACGAAAAAACTTTTGACGGGTAAAAAAATAAGACCGCCAATGGGA harbors:
- the rnpA gene encoding ribonuclease P protein component, which encodes MRYRPIRRNSEFGRVYARGKSYVNPALVLYVLKTRGRNTRVGLTATKKIGHAVQRNRARRVMKAAIDEHLDYNIGGYDLIFVARGMTPKLKSWQLSSVVAKLFAQAGLPDKAKRPDAKPPATVPPARKQKPESRV